DNA sequence from the Gloeocapsa sp. PCC 73106 genome:
CACCGTCTCAATGAATGCACAAGAGTATCCCGTGTTTCCTTTGTCGGAAAAGCCTGGACAATATCGAGCTCTATTGCCGACTACACCCTTAGATACGCCGGGGAAATTAGTGATTCAAGTGAGGGATGGAGAAACGGTAAAAAATCTGGCAGTGTGGCTAGAAGATCGTGATTTCCTAACCCAAAGTATTTGGTTGAGTGGTTCTGGCGGTCAGCCAGCTACGGAAATCGAATTAGCTAGGGTTAGTGAATTTAAAAAATTAGTGACCCCGGAAAAATTATGGCAGGGGACATTTTTACGTCCTAGCCCGGCGAAAGTCTCGGCTCTTTTTGGCGTCCAGCGCTATATTAACGGGAAATTCGCCCAAGATTACTATCACCGAGGCGTAGATTATGCAGGAGCGATCGGTTCTCCTGTTTTTGCCCCCGCCGCGGGAAGAGTCGCTCTAATCGGTAGAGAATCAGAGGGTTTTCGGATTCATGGCAACACCATCGGCATCGATCACGGTCAAGGGGTTTTGAGTATTTTCCTGCATTTGGACCAAATTCTCGTAAAAGAAGGACAAATGGTTGCCACAGGAGAACAAATAGGTACGGTGGGGAATACGGGTGCATCCACAGGTCCTCATTTGCACTGGGGCTTGTACGTAAATGGCGTTTCGGTAGATCCAGTTCCTTGGCGATTTGAAGGGTTTGAGTAAGTTAATTAACATGAATATACAAGAGATCGTTGAACAGGCTTTTAATAATGGTTATTTAACTCCTAGTATGGAGGCAGAAGTTGGTAAAATTTGTGAAACAGCCACAGAACTTTCGGTAGAAGAATACATGGCTTTAGATAAATTGATGGGAGCACTATTAACGGGGGATATTGTGGCGATGCCTCGCAAACACTTTATCAATGTTATGGAAGAACTAGTCTTGAGTGAATCTCTAACTAGAATCGCTCAAATCGAGGCTACTAGTGACTCCACTTTAGAAGTAGGAGATATCGCGGCTTATGCTTTAAATCGACTACCGCCTCTGTATGCTACTACCGAAGAAGGTGCCAATTACCAACGGGAAA
Encoded proteins:
- a CDS encoding M23 family metallopeptidase gives rise to the protein MKSLILAILTTTSILLAVPALALTVRLLPEKPQQGDTISVIIETELDAAQPTVSMNAQEYPVFPLSEKPGQYRALLPTTPLDTPGKLVIQVRDGETVKNLAVWLEDRDFLTQSIWLSGSGGQPATEIELARVSEFKKLVTPEKLWQGTFLRPSPAKVSALFGVQRYINGKFAQDYYHRGVDYAGAIGSPVFAPAAGRVALIGRESEGFRIHGNTIGIDHGQGVLSIFLHLDQILVKEGQMVATGEQIGTVGNTGASTGPHLHWGLYVNGVSVDPVPWRFEGFE
- a CDS encoding late competence development ComFB family protein, producing the protein MNIQEIVEQAFNNGYLTPSMEAEVGKICETATELSVEEYMALDKLMGALLTGDIVAMPRKHFINVMEELVLSESLTRIAQIEATSDSTLEVGDIAAYALNRLPPLYATTEEGANYQREKAEQELSELITEQVNEAIKRYLHRPDFYPERTVIQSTSSPNSGVVKQVSSLLESYAPDFENE